Proteins encoded by one window of Cyanobium sp. NS01:
- a CDS encoding histidine triad nucleotide-binding protein, translated as MSHPPSQSASSAEPVADTIFGRILRGEIPCDAVYDDALCLAFRDVSPQAPVHVLVIPRQPIVSLASAEAEDAPLLGHLLVVAARVARQQGLTGFRTVINSGPEAGQTVFHLHVHVIGGRPLAWPPG; from the coding sequence GTGTCCCATCCGCCCTCCCAGAGCGCCAGTTCGGCCGAGCCCGTGGCCGACACGATCTTCGGCCGCATCCTGCGGGGCGAGATTCCCTGTGACGCCGTCTACGACGACGCCCTGTGCCTGGCCTTTCGCGACGTGTCCCCCCAGGCGCCCGTGCACGTGCTGGTGATTCCCCGCCAGCCGATCGTCTCGCTGGCCTCGGCTGAGGCCGAGGACGCCCCGCTGCTGGGGCACCTGTTGGTGGTGGCGGCCAGGGTGGCGCGGCAGCAGGGGCTCACGGGCTTTCGCACCGTGATCAACAGCGGGCCGGAAGCCGGCCAGACCGTGTTTCATCTCCATGTGCACGTGATCGGGGGGCGGCCCCTCGCCTGGCCTCCCGGCTGA